A stretch of the Sphingobacterium thalpophilum genome encodes the following:
- a CDS encoding helix-turn-helix domain-containing protein yields the protein MFSKAASDKDFFVFHIKGNKSKPILDPQQQCELRNKNLYSFCLIKKGETSFIINDERIQVGQNHLLLTTPTSNVNASSVAKSWDCEVYLIFFTTDFVFKLDFQPDFFDVTKSSLAMNRNHILKLSAQDAGSLCHLFRQLMHYDLQERNFLFKDQIIKSLSQVLFCEIARLANQTTNIPPAIPSRKRDVLASFYLLLKKSFKAEHRVSYYASALGITPKHLSVITKELTGKSAIELIHQLLVEEAKHLLNQGMPIGEIAQKLHFSDQSFFGKFFKRNVGITPKEFVKRVG from the coding sequence ATGTTTTCTAAAGCAGCCAGCGATAAAGATTTTTTTGTGTTTCATATCAAAGGAAACAAATCCAAACCTATATTGGATCCTCAGCAGCAATGTGAACTGAGAAATAAAAACCTATATTCTTTTTGTCTGATCAAAAAGGGTGAAACATCCTTTATCATCAATGACGAACGTATACAAGTAGGACAAAATCATCTGTTGCTGACAACACCTACATCTAATGTGAATGCTTCATCGGTAGCCAAATCTTGGGACTGCGAGGTTTATCTAATTTTCTTCACTACGGATTTTGTTTTCAAACTGGATTTTCAACCGGATTTTTTTGACGTCACCAAAAGTTCGCTGGCCATGAACAGGAATCATATCTTGAAATTGTCTGCACAGGACGCCGGCAGTTTATGTCATTTATTCCGGCAGCTTATGCACTATGACCTACAGGAGCGTAATTTTCTGTTTAAGGATCAGATTATTAAATCCCTTTCTCAGGTATTATTTTGCGAAATAGCTCGGTTAGCCAATCAAACAACAAACATCCCCCCTGCCATACCGTCCCGAAAGAGAGATGTTTTGGCCAGCTTCTACCTTTTGTTAAAAAAATCGTTTAAGGCGGAACATCGCGTAAGCTACTATGCTTCCGCATTAGGCATTACCCCAAAGCATTTATCGGTAATTACAAAAGAATTAACGGGCAAATCTGCCATTGAGCTGATCCATCAGCTTTTGGTCGAAGAAGCCAAACACTTACTTAACCAAGGTATGCCGATTGGAGAAATTGCCCAAAAGTTGCATTTTTCCGATCAGTCCTTCTTCGGCAAATTCTTTAAACGAAATGTAGGCATCACACCTAAAGAATTCGTGAAGAGAGTTGGTTAA
- a CDS encoding CocE/NonD family hydrolase: MKATISIVTLAILGSTRLSAQSAADSAYVRDYYEKTEIEIPMRDGKKLFTAIYSPKDKSKKYPVLLNRTPYTVGPYGQNAYKKSLGNFPSMMRDGYIFVYQDVRGKWMSEGDFEDVRPTSLSKDKKAIDESTDTYDVLEWLQKNLKNYNGKAGLYGISYPGFYSTVGLVKTHPSLKAVSPQAPVTDWYIGDDFHHNGVLFLQDAFTFMSTFGVPRPKPITPDQFKNNIQIKEADKYNFFLQAGTARELKEKYFGDSVRFWNNLFNHPHYDEFWKSRVITNYIGDVKPAVMVVGGFFDAEDAYGTFKTYQSIEEKSKANNSILVAGPWYHGGWVRAEGDYLGDIHFEKKTSITYQEKFEQPFFRYHLKGEGDFDAAEANIFVSGSNEWKQFEQWPPKNIETKKLYFQPQGKLGYEKVQRTDSWDEYVTDPNKPVPHQGGLIENRTREYMVDDQRFAASRPDVMVYQTEPLAEDITIVGPIRNFLRVSSTGTDADYVVKLIDVYPIDAPSYQGKTMAGYQMLVRGEIMAGKYRNGFEKTEALTPGMVEKVNFVMPDIAHTFKKGHRIMIQVQNSWFPLAERNPQVFMEPYTATKADFRKATQRIFHDVNNPTYIEFDILKN; this comes from the coding sequence ATGAAAGCGACCATTTCTATAGTAACCTTGGCAATTTTAGGTAGCACGCGGCTATCCGCACAGTCCGCTGCGGATTCGGCCTATGTGAGGGATTATTACGAAAAGACTGAAATAGAAATCCCGATGAGAGATGGCAAGAAATTATTCACGGCCATTTACAGTCCAAAAGACAAATCAAAAAAATATCCGGTTCTATTAAACCGGACACCTTACACTGTAGGGCCTTATGGACAAAACGCATACAAGAAAAGCTTGGGAAACTTCCCTTCCATGATGCGTGACGGTTATATTTTTGTTTATCAGGACGTGCGCGGCAAATGGATGAGTGAAGGAGATTTTGAGGACGTCCGACCGACGAGTTTGAGTAAAGACAAAAAAGCAATTGATGAAAGTACAGACACCTATGACGTACTCGAATGGCTACAGAAAAACTTGAAAAACTACAATGGAAAAGCTGGGCTTTACGGCATTTCCTATCCCGGCTTTTATTCTACTGTGGGTTTAGTCAAAACGCATCCTAGCCTTAAAGCAGTTTCGCCACAAGCTCCTGTGACCGACTGGTATATTGGCGACGACTTTCATCACAACGGGGTACTATTTTTACAAGATGCCTTCACGTTTATGTCTACATTTGGCGTACCTCGACCCAAGCCCATTACACCTGACCAGTTTAAGAACAACATTCAGATTAAAGAAGCGGACAAATATAACTTTTTTCTCCAGGCGGGGACGGCCAGAGAGCTCAAAGAAAAATATTTCGGAGACTCCGTACGCTTCTGGAACAACCTTTTTAATCATCCTCATTATGATGAATTCTGGAAATCCCGTGTAATAACCAATTATATTGGCGATGTCAAACCAGCGGTCATGGTAGTCGGCGGTTTTTTCGATGCCGAAGATGCCTACGGAACCTTTAAGACCTACCAGTCCATAGAAGAAAAAAGTAAAGCCAACAACTCGATTTTAGTCGCGGGTCCCTGGTATCACGGGGGCTGGGTACGTGCCGAAGGTGATTATCTGGGCGACATCCACTTTGAAAAAAAAACAAGCATCACCTATCAGGAGAAATTTGAGCAACCTTTCTTCAGATACCACCTAAAAGGGGAAGGCGACTTTGATGCTGCTGAAGCAAACATCTTTGTTTCGGGAAGCAATGAGTGGAAACAATTTGAGCAATGGCCCCCAAAAAATATAGAGACCAAAAAGCTTTACTTTCAGCCGCAGGGCAAATTGGGTTATGAAAAGGTGCAGCGTACGGATTCGTGGGACGAATATGTGACCGATCCCAACAAGCCAGTACCGCATCAAGGTGGACTTATCGAGAACCGCACACGGGAGTATATGGTCGATGACCAACGCTTTGCCGCTAGCAGGCCTGATGTCATGGTTTATCAAACGGAACCGCTAGCGGAAGATATTACTATAGTAGGACCTATTCGGAATTTCCTGAGGGTATCTTCAACAGGTACCGATGCTGACTATGTGGTTAAATTAATCGACGTATATCCTATTGACGCGCCAAGTTATCAAGGAAAAACCATGGCTGGCTATCAGATGCTGGTTCGCGGAGAGATCATGGCCGGAAAATATAGGAATGGTTTCGAAAAAACAGAAGCCCTGACACCGGGAATGGTCGAAAAAGTGAACTTTGTGATGCCTGATATCGCTCACACATTTAAAAAAGGGCATCGCATTATGATTCAGGTACAAAATTCCTGGTTTCCATTAGCTGAACGAAACCCGCAAGTTTTTATGGAGCCTTATACAGCTACCAAAGCTGATTTTCGTAAAGCTACACAACGGATCTTTCATGATGTCAACAATCCAACTTATATTGAGTTCGATATCCTAAAAAATTAA
- a CDS encoding inositol-3-phosphate synthase, whose translation MGQQVKDAKGKLGILIPGLGAVATTLIAGVASINKGFSKPIGSVSQLSRIRLGKRTENRNPLIKDFVPLAKLEDIVFGGWDVYEDNVYEAASKAQVLEQSQLDAVKAELEAIQPMKAVFDRNFVKNLDGTHVKSEKTRRELAEAVQRDIREFKEKNGLDRVVLVWCGSTERYIETNDAFSTLAKLEAAIDNDDQRIPPSMIYCYAALKEGAPYVNGAPNLTCDVPAIVELAQETGVAIAGKDFKTGQTLMKTIVAPGLQARALGVEGWFSTNILGNRDGLVLDDPENFKTKEVSKLSVLEEILDAKKNPELYGDLYHKVRINYYPPHGDNKESWDNIDIFGWLGYKMQIKINFLCRDSILAAPVALDLALFIDLAQRAGMSGIQEWLSFYLKSPQTAPGLPPEHDIFKQLMKLQNTLRHIMGEDLITHLGLDYYQELVDSIQ comes from the coding sequence ATGGGACAACAAGTGAAAGATGCCAAGGGTAAATTGGGCATTCTTATTCCGGGATTAGGGGCGGTGGCTACAACTTTAATCGCTGGGGTGGCATCGATAAACAAAGGTTTTTCAAAGCCAATTGGATCCGTTTCGCAATTGAGCAGAATCCGTCTGGGCAAACGCACTGAGAACAGAAATCCATTGATTAAGGATTTTGTCCCTTTAGCAAAGTTGGAAGACATCGTATTCGGTGGATGGGACGTGTACGAAGATAATGTATACGAAGCTGCATCGAAGGCACAGGTATTGGAACAGAGTCAATTGGATGCCGTAAAAGCTGAATTGGAAGCTATTCAACCAATGAAAGCCGTATTTGATCGTAATTTTGTGAAAAATCTCGATGGGACACACGTGAAATCCGAGAAAACTCGTCGTGAGCTGGCCGAAGCGGTACAGCGTGATATTCGCGAGTTTAAAGAAAAAAATGGCTTGGATCGCGTTGTCTTGGTCTGGTGTGGTTCTACAGAGCGCTATATCGAAACAAATGATGCGTTTTCTACTTTGGCGAAGCTGGAGGCGGCGATCGATAATGACGATCAACGCATACCTCCTAGCATGATCTATTGTTATGCGGCCTTGAAGGAAGGTGCTCCTTATGTAAATGGTGCGCCGAACTTAACCTGCGATGTGCCTGCTATTGTTGAATTGGCACAAGAGACTGGTGTAGCGATTGCTGGGAAGGATTTTAAAACCGGTCAGACTTTGATGAAGACCATCGTGGCACCAGGTCTTCAGGCCAGAGCGCTTGGCGTTGAGGGGTGGTTCTCCACGAATATTTTGGGTAACCGTGATGGATTGGTATTGGACGATCCAGAAAATTTCAAAACAAAAGAAGTTTCAAAATTATCCGTTTTGGAAGAAATTCTCGATGCGAAAAAGAATCCAGAATTATACGGGGACCTTTACCACAAAGTGCGCATAAATTATTATCCTCCGCACGGTGATAATAAAGAATCGTGGGATAATATCGATATTTTCGGCTGGTTGGGATACAAAATGCAAATCAAGATCAACTTCTTGTGCCGTGACTCTATTTTAGCCGCTCCCGTCGCTTTGGATTTGGCTTTATTCATTGACCTAGCGCAACGTGCTGGTATGTCTGGTATCCAAGAATGGCTGTCATTTTATTTAAAATCACCTCAGACAGCGCCTGGGTTACCTCCTGAACACGACATCTTTAAACAGTTGATGAAGTTACAAAATACCTTACGCCACATTATGGGCGAAGATTTGATTACGCACCTGGGGTTGGATTATTACCAAGAGTTGGTAGATAGTATCCAATAA
- a CDS encoding CynX/NimT family MFS transporter, protein MKENQKTAVVAWSWLPVLVVILVSTNLRSPITAVGPVLEEISLDLHLSAFQSSLLTAIPLFMFASCSVYVSRYSHAQGMHHFLLTGLIVLGAGLFIRVTGSLFGLFAGSVMIGLGICVGNVVAPGYIKRSFPDHIGLMTGLFAVAMNLTAAFASGFSVRLGEWTALGWQGSLGIWGGLVLLSIIAILFDWRHTRQAIKVSSQKTQKGIGHIFRSRLAWYISLFMGIQSLVYYSLISWLPQVLIDYGMASKDTGWLLFLIQIAMIPSMFVGPVMAYRMRKQRLLAAVVAIGMLGSILLFCFYKLEGIYFAAILLGFSNGLSFSLSILFFTLRAKTAGNAIKISGMAQSIGYLIAAFGPPIFGKLHEVDPSWRYSFFFLAAGTVVLLFAGLKAGDNKYVEEH, encoded by the coding sequence ATGAAAGAAAATCAAAAAACAGCTGTTGTGGCCTGGAGCTGGTTGCCGGTGCTCGTCGTTATCTTGGTTTCCACCAATCTGCGTTCGCCTATTACTGCCGTGGGGCCAGTTCTCGAAGAGATCAGTTTGGACCTTCATCTAAGTGCTTTTCAAAGCAGTTTATTGACGGCTATCCCGCTTTTTATGTTCGCCAGCTGTTCTGTTTACGTGAGCAGATATTCACATGCACAAGGTATGCATCATTTTCTGCTGACGGGCCTTATCGTTCTTGGCGCAGGTCTGTTCATCCGCGTTACGGGAAGCTTATTCGGCTTATTTGCCGGCTCAGTAATGATCGGGTTAGGAATTTGCGTTGGGAATGTAGTGGCACCTGGATATATCAAGAGGAGTTTTCCAGATCATATTGGATTGATGACTGGGCTGTTCGCAGTAGCGATGAACTTGACTGCTGCATTCGCTTCTGGTTTCAGCGTACGCCTCGGCGAATGGACAGCTTTAGGTTGGCAGGGATCGCTGGGTATTTGGGGGGGTCTGGTATTATTGTCCATTATTGCCATTTTATTTGATTGGCGACACACACGGCAGGCTATCAAAGTTTCATCCCAAAAGACACAAAAAGGTATCGGACATATTTTTAGATCAAGGCTCGCTTGGTATATTAGTCTTTTTATGGGGATCCAATCACTGGTGTATTACAGCTTAATTTCATGGCTTCCTCAGGTCCTTATCGACTACGGAATGGCGTCAAAAGATACAGGTTGGCTGCTGTTTTTAATTCAGATTGCGATGATTCCTAGTATGTTTGTCGGCCCTGTCATGGCCTACCGTATGAGAAAACAGCGCTTATTGGCTGCAGTTGTCGCTATCGGAATGCTCGGAAGTATACTGTTATTCTGTTTCTATAAACTTGAAGGAATTTATTTTGCGGCTATACTTTTAGGGTTTTCCAACGGTTTATCATTTAGTTTATCTATTCTATTTTTTACATTACGGGCCAAAACTGCGGGCAATGCAATCAAAATTTCAGGCATGGCACAGTCCATAGGTTATTTAATTGCTGCTTTCGGGCCACCGATTTTCGGAAAATTACATGAAGTGGATCCATCCTGGAGATACTCATTTTTTTTCCTCGCAGCTGGTACTGTTGTGCTTTTGTTTGCTGGTTTAAAAGCAGGTGATAACAAATATGTGGAAGAGCATTAA
- a CDS encoding M15 family metallopeptidase, which produces MKFNLCLSVCIGLFLSAAKAQQPSMPANFVYVSDIIPKISLDLRYCGTHNFTGNRIRGYEKPVAILTRRAAQALQLVEKHLNSKGMGLKIFDAYRPQRAVDHFKAWSLVPGDTIAKKEFYPSLDKRNLFKLGYIANKSGHSRGSTVDLTVIDLKDGEEIDMGGPFDYFGALSHHNFPNLTAKQKENRKMLREIMAKYGFLKLTIKSGGIIH; this is translated from the coding sequence ATGAAATTCAATTTGTGTCTATCGGTTTGTATCGGTCTTTTTTTATCGGCAGCGAAGGCGCAGCAGCCGTCGATGCCAGCAAATTTCGTTTACGTCAGCGACATCATTCCCAAAATCAGTCTGGATTTGCGTTATTGTGGCACACATAACTTTACAGGAAACCGTATACGAGGTTACGAAAAGCCCGTTGCGATATTGACCAGAAGAGCAGCCCAGGCACTGCAGTTGGTCGAAAAGCACCTGAATAGTAAAGGAATGGGCCTAAAAATATTTGATGCATACCGCCCCCAACGTGCTGTTGATCATTTTAAGGCTTGGTCGCTCGTGCCTGGAGATACAATCGCAAAAAAGGAGTTCTACCCTTCTTTGGACAAAAGAAATCTGTTCAAACTCGGGTATATAGCCAATAAATCGGGCCATAGTAGAGGAAGTACGGTGGATCTGACGGTAATTGACCTGAAAGACGGCGAAGAAATTGATATGGGTGGTCCTTTTGATTACTTCGGTGCGCTCTCCCACCATAATTTCCCCAATCTCACAGCAAAACAAAAAGAGAATCGAAAAATGCTTCGGGAAATCATGGCCAAATATGGTTTTTTAAAGCTTACGATAAAGAGTGGTGGCATTATACATTGA
- a CDS encoding HAD family hydrolase, with protein sequence MEKFIIKGIIFDYGGTLDTNGGHWGAVLWSGYEKYQVPVNLSAFQEAYAYAERQMAIHPIIKPEFNFLQVLEAKLKVQFEYLIAAGYELDIELAYEIAFDGYSLAKNTVEQVKTLLATLADKYPMVMVSNFYGNLRTVLADFGILSYFKSVVESAVVGVRKPDSAIYALGVGEIGLPAGDILVVGDSYNKDMAPAKAVGCQTLWLKGQTWGEDKLQDTEAADRQFTSIFDLMDFV encoded by the coding sequence ATGGAAAAATTTATAATTAAAGGTATTATTTTCGATTACGGTGGAACATTGGATACCAATGGCGGCCATTGGGGAGCGGTCCTATGGTCTGGATATGAAAAATACCAAGTACCTGTGAACCTAAGTGCTTTTCAAGAGGCATATGCATATGCTGAACGGCAGATGGCCATACATCCTATTATCAAGCCGGAATTTAATTTTTTGCAGGTACTTGAGGCTAAACTAAAGGTTCAGTTTGAATATTTAATTGCTGCGGGTTACGAACTCGATATCGAGCTGGCCTACGAAATTGCATTTGACGGATACAGTTTGGCGAAAAATACTGTTGAACAAGTCAAAACCCTGTTAGCAACGCTAGCAGATAAATATCCCATGGTGATGGTCTCCAATTTTTATGGTAATTTGAGAACAGTATTGGCTGATTTCGGAATTTTATCCTATTTCAAATCTGTCGTAGAATCTGCTGTGGTGGGTGTACGTAAACCTGATTCCGCGATATACGCGCTGGGAGTCGGAGAGATAGGATTACCCGCTGGAGATATTTTGGTAGTCGGAGATTCCTATAATAAAGATATGGCTCCGGCGAAAGCTGTTGGCTGCCAGACACTGTGGTTAAAAGGTCAGACCTGGGGCGAGGATAAACTGCAGGATACGGAGGCTGCCGACAGGCAGTTTACTTCAATTTTTGATTTAATGGACTTTGTTTAA
- a CDS encoding nucleotidyltransferase family protein, whose amino-acid sequence MNDFILQLEGMEFAIIAAGEGSRLRKEGFNLPKPMLPLHGVPLIERLIRLFAQEGAKKVHVIINKQSPELKLFLQNTAFELPILLIEEDTPSSLHSFALLVKNNPDWESCCLTTTDTVFKPHEFHEYLTAFRSKADVDAFMAVTPFVDDESPLYVNTDQDLKVEAFVDQSTPASSFVSGGIYCFRKAAMNCALESVETGNSRMRNFQRALLKKDLRVEAFVFEKVVDIDHLKDRIVAEQFLSEEVS is encoded by the coding sequence ATGAATGATTTTATTTTGCAATTAGAAGGAATGGAATTTGCTATCATTGCAGCGGGAGAAGGATCTCGATTGCGAAAGGAGGGCTTTAATTTGCCAAAACCCATGCTGCCTTTACATGGGGTTCCATTGATTGAACGATTGATTCGTCTGTTTGCGCAGGAAGGAGCGAAGAAGGTTCATGTGATCATAAATAAGCAATCGCCAGAATTAAAACTATTTTTACAAAATACGGCATTTGAACTCCCCATTCTGCTTATCGAAGAAGATACGCCTAGTTCATTGCACAGTTTTGCTTTATTGGTGAAGAACAATCCGGACTGGGAGTCCTGCTGTCTGACAACGACAGATACCGTTTTTAAACCTCATGAATTTCATGAATATTTAACGGCTTTTAGGAGCAAAGCTGACGTAGACGCTTTTATGGCGGTAACCCCATTTGTGGACGATGAGAGTCCGCTTTATGTAAATACGGATCAAGATTTAAAGGTGGAGGCCTTTGTCGATCAGTCCACACCCGCGTCTAGTTTTGTTTCAGGTGGTATCTATTGTTTTCGTAAAGCCGCAATGAACTGTGCCTTAGAATCGGTCGAAACAGGCAATTCCAGAATGCGTAATTTTCAGCGAGCATTGTTGAAAAAAGATTTGCGTGTCGAAGCGTTTGTCTTTGAAAAAGTGGTAGATATTGATCACCTAAAAGATCGTATTGTTGCCGAACAATTTTTAAGTGAGGAAGTTAGTTAG
- a CDS encoding lysylphosphatidylglycerol synthase transmembrane domain-containing protein: protein MGSKVYKVLFMLIGIGTLAYMIHAMGIQEIWTNLEKIGWWFLPVLGSWAILYWMNALAFKAIIQEPLLRQTDVPFWKVLQLTVSGYAINYITPFVALGGEPYRIMELKNYVGGSKAGSSVLLYGVMHILSHILFWVASVFLILWFVPASTLVNLACAVIVIMAIVCTWLFTRFYKKGITVSLLTTLSRLPVVGKKINTVLQAKFETLNDVDQQVRNLFQNRRDRFYVALFWEFFARVVGCFEIYFIGLALAIDIDFVDAMIISSGSSLFANLVFFFPMQLGTREGGLAMAVMSIGLPASVGIFMGIVTRIREIVWIMIGLGWMSIVKKK, encoded by the coding sequence ATGGGCAGTAAAGTTTATAAAGTGCTCTTCATGCTGATCGGTATAGGTACCTTGGCCTATATGATACATGCCATGGGCATACAGGAGATCTGGACCAATCTTGAAAAAATTGGTTGGTGGTTTTTGCCGGTATTGGGCAGTTGGGCTATCCTCTATTGGATGAATGCACTGGCCTTTAAAGCCATTATCCAAGAGCCTTTGCTTCGTCAGACAGATGTACCATTTTGGAAAGTGCTGCAGTTGACCGTATCGGGCTACGCCATCAACTATATTACGCCATTTGTCGCGTTGGGAGGGGAGCCTTATCGGATTATGGAACTGAAAAATTATGTTGGCGGTTCCAAAGCGGGTTCCTCGGTGCTGCTATATGGTGTCATGCATATTCTTTCGCATATTTTGTTTTGGGTCGCCTCAGTCTTTCTCATTTTGTGGTTCGTACCGGCGAGCACGTTGGTCAATCTGGCTTGTGCGGTTATCGTCATCATGGCCATTGTCTGTACCTGGTTATTTACCAGGTTCTATAAAAAAGGGATTACGGTTTCCCTTTTGACTACGCTATCGCGTTTACCTGTGGTGGGAAAAAAAATTAATACAGTTCTTCAGGCAAAATTTGAAACCTTGAATGATGTTGATCAACAGGTTAGGAATTTATTTCAAAACCGGCGAGATCGCTTTTATGTTGCTCTTTTTTGGGAATTTTTTGCTAGGGTGGTGGGGTGTTTCGAAATTTATTTTATCGGCCTTGCCCTAGCTATCGATATCGATTTTGTTGACGCCATGATTATCAGCTCTGGGTCTTCGCTATTTGCTAATCTGGTATTTTTCTTCCCCATGCAGCTCGGAACTCGAGAAGGTGGACTGGCAATGGCTGTCATGAGTATTGGCTTGCCGGCCTCGGTTGGAATTTTTATGGGGATTGTCACCAGAATCCGGGAGATCGTATGGATTATGATTGGGCTGGGCTGGATGAGTATAGTAAAAAAGAAATAA
- a CDS encoding CDP-alcohol phosphatidyltransferase family protein codes for MQREQVKVIDEENLSAFEQSLKSNDTEEKIDIWFYRPIGFRIAQLCAKIGITPNAVTIISIFFGVAAGILFYYNDLWINVIGMLLLVFANSLDSADGQLARMTDNKSRFGRILDGFAGDFWFASIHIAICLRSINEGWSQWLWVFCVLAGVSHMIQSAMADYYRNVHLFFIKGKAGSELDNTRDLKADYDALSWRKNFFSKFVLNGYMGYTRNQEKLSPKLQKLLHIVKSRYKENLPTQLMVDFRMKNKPLMKYTNIVQFNTRVIFLFVWLFIGQPWIYFFFDMFVLNPILIYMCNRQEKVSGYFVDKLTNDPSYGQ; via the coding sequence ATGCAGAGAGAACAAGTTAAGGTAATAGACGAAGAAAATTTAAGTGCATTCGAACAATCTTTAAAATCCAACGATACAGAAGAGAAAATAGATATCTGGTTTTATAGACCCATCGGATTTCGCATAGCACAGCTGTGTGCAAAAATCGGAATAACACCTAATGCGGTAACTATAATAAGCATCTTTTTTGGCGTTGCCGCTGGTATCTTATTTTATTATAACGATTTATGGATCAATGTGATCGGTATGTTGCTATTGGTCTTTGCTAATTCTTTGGACAGTGCAGATGGACAGTTGGCCCGGATGACGGACAACAAAAGTCGTTTCGGCCGAATTTTGGATGGTTTCGCCGGCGATTTTTGGTTTGCCTCCATCCATATTGCTATTTGTCTGCGTAGTATAAATGAAGGCTGGTCGCAATGGCTCTGGGTGTTTTGTGTCCTGGCAGGCGTCTCTCATATGATTCAGTCTGCTATGGCTGATTACTATCGCAATGTGCACTTATTTTTTATCAAAGGTAAGGCCGGTAGTGAACTGGATAATACACGGGATCTGAAAGCTGATTACGATGCGCTCTCGTGGCGTAAAAACTTTTTTAGCAAGTTTGTGCTGAACGGTTATATGGGATACACCAGAAATCAGGAAAAGTTATCTCCTAAGCTACAGAAATTGCTACATATTGTTAAATCAAGATATAAAGAAAATTTACCCACGCAGTTAATGGTCGACTTTAGGATGAAAAATAAACCATTAATGAAGTACACAAATATTGTACAGTTCAACACACGGGTTATCTTTTTGTTCGTTTGGCTGTTTATCGGTCAGCCGTGGATTTATTTTTTCTTCGACATGTTTGTGTTAAACCCTATATTAATTTACATGTGCAACAGGCAGGAAAAAGTAAGCGGCTATTTTGTCGATAAATTAACAAATGATCCATCGTATGGGCAGTAA